The Coregonus clupeaformis isolate EN_2021a chromosome 6, ASM2061545v1, whole genome shotgun sequence genome has a segment encoding these proteins:
- the LOC121531445 gene encoding ras association domain-containing protein 10, which produces MEQEECKVSVWVCREEKLVSGLSKRTTCADVVKVLLEDQNLQQGASAVMLSGTPQSYCIVEKWRGFERILPNKTKILRLWSAWGDEQENVRFVLVKNEASLPNNGPRSAEARVVQSKDSPCVFKGAAKTTMAFSQEKQRRIVRKAFRKLDKINKKKEETVPKDTSSVEKMETLVHLVISQDHTIRQQIKRIKELDRDIERYEAKVHFDRIKRHGINYVQDTYMVESSAKADPTEDVPCSAEAIAQFEEYALRCDEVLLLQEELTERKALMDIITGEIQEELNQRWMKRRQDELSGKDSDSIGESVDIPVAAMAPLPAAAAPEPDVDSLSENDLLLEEERIKIQLDTSLYIGLRLNTDLEAITGDLDLSQELWDAKEKELTDLLAKMDSIDLNKEKLPEDDKEPSGVTETEMLPSLEKSSGWVEQARGLSKTINMNDEDSDTGLSSMHSQDSDNTPVCESLV; this is translated from the coding sequence ATGGAGCAGGAAGAATGCAAGGTATCAGTATGGGTCTGCCGGGAGGAGAAGCTGGTCTCCGGGCTGTCCAAGCGCACCACCTGCGCCGATGTTGTCAAAGTTCTACTGGAGGACCAAAACTTGCAGCAAGGTGCGTCAGCGGTGATGCTATCCGGGACCCCCCAGTCTTACTGCATAGTGGAGAAATGGAGAGGCTTTGAGAGGATTTTACCCAATAAAACCAAAATCCTGCGTCTCTGGAGCGCCTGGGGAGATGAGCAAGAAAACGtgaggtttgtgttggtgaagaATGAGGCATCGTTACCGAACAATGGACCCAGGAGCGCCGAGGCGCGGGTCGTTCAGAGCAAAGACAGTCCGTGCGTATTCAAGGGAGCAGCCAAGACCACAATGGCTTTCTCGCAAGAAAAGCAGCGGAGGATTGTTCGAAAAGCTTTTAGAAAGTTGGACAAAATTAACAAAAAGAAAGAGGAGACTGTTCCTAAGGACACATCCTCAGTGGAGAAAATGGAAACGTTGGTGCACTTGGTTATATCGCAAGATCACACCATCCGCCAGCAGATCAAAAGGATCAAAGAATTAGATAGGGATATAGAGAGGTATGAGGCAAAAGTGCACTTTGACAGAATTAAGAGGCATGGTATCAATTATGTGCAGGACACATACATGGTGGAGTCGAGCGCGAAGGCTGATCCAACAGAGGACGTTCCGTGTTCAGCAGAGGCAATCGCACAGTTTGAGGAGTACGCGCTCAGGTGCGACGAGGTCCTGCTACTTCAGGAGGAGCTGACAGAGCGCAAAGCTCTCATGGACATCATCACAGGTGAGATTCAGGAGGAGCTGAACCAAAGGTGGATGAAAAGACGGCAAGATGAGCTGTCGGGCAAAGACAGCGACAGTATTGGGGAGTCTGTGGACATCCCCGTGGCTGCAATGGCTCCACTGCCAGCCGCCGCCGCTCCTGAGCCAGATGTGGACAGTCTATCAGAGAACGACTTGCTTTTAGAGGAGGAGAGAATCAAAATACAGCTGGATACCAGTTTATATATTGGTCTTCGTTTGAACACGGATTTAGAGGCTATAACGGGTGATTTGGACTTAAGCCAGGAGCTGTGGGACGCAAAAGAAAAAGAACTAACGGATTTGCTCGCAAAAATGGACTCTATCGATTTAAATAAGGAGAAGTTACCCGAGGATGACAAAGAACCCTCTGGTGTCACTGAGACTGAAATGTTGCCTTCCTTGGAGAAGAGCAGTGGGTGGGTGGAGCAGGCCAGAGGTCTCTCCAAGACCATCAACATGAACGACGAGGACTCAGACACGGGGCTGAGCTCCATGCATAGCCAGGACTCTGACAATACACCTGTTTGTGAATCACTAGTGTAG